A genomic region of Oncorhynchus gorbuscha isolate QuinsamMale2020 ecotype Even-year unplaced genomic scaffold, OgorEven_v1.0 Un_scaffold_4608, whole genome shotgun sequence contains the following coding sequences:
- the LOC124028662 gene encoding LOW QUALITY PROTEIN: polysialoglycoprotein-like (The sequence of the model RefSeq protein was modified relative to this genomic sequence to represent the inferred CDS: inserted 2 bases in 1 codon): protein MGRHYLLITQIIFMIMGGVRELLLVVMTVGVVKVSCYPVGKSQKQDQVSLQRRLGELSSNDVSIVHALALLRSIGSDTKQAREEYLETNEVESQASPNHGSSLANDALSSEEKLRRMSSDDATSEAATGPSSDDATSEAATGPSSDDATSEAATGPSSDDATSEAATGPSSDDATSEAATGPSSDDATSEAATGPSSDDATSEAATGPSSDDATSEAATGPSSDDATSEAATGPSSDDATSEAATGPSSDDATSEAATGLRPARPSSDDATSEAATGPSSDDATSEAATGPSSDDATSEAATGPSSDDATSEAATGPSSDDATSEAATGPSSDDATSEAATGPSSDDATSEAATGPSXDDATSEAATGPPSSDDATSEAATGPSSDDATSEAATGPSSDDATSEAATGPSSDDATSEAATGPSSDDATSEAATGPSSDDATSEAATGPSSDDATSEAATGPSTDDATSEAATGPSGDDATSEAATGPSADDATSEAATGPSGDDATSEAATGPSGDDATSEAATGPSGDDATSEAATGPSGDDATSEAATGPSGDDATSEAATGPSGDDATSEAATGPSGDDATSEAATGPSSDDATSEAATGPSSDDATSEAATGPSSDDATSEAATGPSSDDATSEAATGPSSTTTPPLKLRPARPLTTPWISDVGHARVHGYSSPVCNCICLF from the exons ATGGGAAGACATTACCTGTTGATAACACAGATTATTTTCATGATCATGGGAGGTGTGAGAGAATTGCTGCTGGTTGTGATGACTGTGGGGGTTGTCAAAG TTTCTTGTTACCCTGTTGGAAAGTCCCAGAAGCAAGATCAAGTCTCTCTGCAGAGGAGACTTGGAG AGCTGTCATCAAATGACGTCTCCATTGTGCATGCCCTGGCCTTGCTCCGATCCATAGGGTCTGACACTAAACAAGCCAGAGAAG AGTATTTAGAGACCAATGAAGTAGAAtcccaagcttctccaaaccacGGTAGCTCTCTGGCAAATGATGCCCTGTCATCTGAGGAGAAGCTGAGACGCatgtcctctgacgacgccacctctgaagctgcgaccggcccgtcctctgacgacgccacctctgaagctgcgaccggcccgtcctctgacgacgccacctctgaagctgcgaccggcccgtcctctgacgacgccacctctgaagctgcgaccggcccgtcctctgacgacgccacctctgaagctgcgaccggcccgtcctctgacgacgccacctctgaagctgcgaccggcccgtcctctgacgacgccacctctgaagctgcgaccggcccgtcctctgacgacgccacctctgaagctgcgaccggcccgtcctctga tgacgccacctctgaagctgcgaccggcccgtcctctgacgacgccacctctgaagctgcgaccggcccgtcctctgacgacgccacctctgaagctgcgaccggc ctgcgaccggcccgcccgtcctctgacgacgccacctctgaagctgcgaccggcccgtcctctgacgacgccacctctgaagctgcgaccggcccgtcctctgacgacgccacctctgaagctgcgaccggcccgtcctctgacgacgccacctctgaagctgcgaccggcccgtcctctgacgacgccacctctgaagctgcgaccggcccgtcctctgacgacgccacctctgaagctgcgaccggcccgtcctctgacgacgccacctctgaagctgcgaccggcccgtc tgacgacgccacctctgaagctgcgaccggcccgccctcctctgacgacgccacctctgaagctgcgaccggcccgtcctctgacgacgccacctctgaagctgcgaccggcccgtcctctgacgacgccacctctgaagctgcgaccggcccgtcct ctgacgacgccacctctgaagctgcgaccggcccgtcctctgacgacgccacctctgaagctgcgaccggcccgtcctctgacgacgccacctctgaagctgcgaccggcccgtcctctgacgacgccacctctgaagctgcgaccggcccgtcca ctgacgacgccacctctgaagctgcgaccggcccgtccggtgacgacgccacctctgaagctgcgaccggcccgtccgctgacgacgccacctctgaagctgcgaccggcccgtccggcgacgacgccacctctgaagctgcgaccggcccgtccggcgacgacgccacctctgaagctgcgaccggcccgtccggcgacga cgccacctctgaagctgcgaccggcccgtccggtgacgacgccacctctgaagctgcgaccggcccgtccggtgacgacgccacctctgaagctgcgaccggcccgtccggtgacgacgccacctctgaagctgcgaccggcccgtccggtgacgacgccacctctgaagctgcgaccggcccgtcctctgacgacgccacctctgaagctgcgaccggcccgtcctctgacgacgccacctctgaagctgcgaccggcccgtcctctgacgacgccacctctgaagctgcgaccggcccgtcctctgacgacgccacctctgaagctgcgaccggcccgtcctcgacgacgacgccacctctgaagctgcgaccggcccgtcctctgacgacgccatgGATATCTGACGTGGGACATGCAAGAGTTCATGGGTACTCTAGTCCAGTGTGTAACTGCATTTGCTTGTTTTAG